Genomic DNA from Triticum dicoccoides isolate Atlit2015 ecotype Zavitan chromosome 4B, WEW_v2.0, whole genome shotgun sequence:
tctggatacccatgttggctcccacatgctcctcgatgatctcatcggatgaaccacgatgtcgaggattcgaacaaccccgtatacaattccctttgtcaatcggtacgttacatgcccgagactcgatcgtcggtatcccaataccttattcagtctcgttaccggcaagtcactttactcgtaccgtaatgcattatcccgtgacccaacacttggtcactttgagctcattatgatgatgcattaccgagtgggcccagagatacctctccgtcatacggagtgacaaatcccagtctcgatccgtgtcaacccaacagacactttcagagatatctgtagtgcacctttatagtcacccagttacgttgtgacgtttggtacacccaaagcactcttacggtatccgggagttacacgatctcatggtcaaaggaagagatacttgacattgaaaaagctctagcaaaacgaactacacgatcttgtgctatgcttaggattgggtcttgtccatcacatcattctcctaatgatgtgattccgttgtcaatgacatctaatgtccatagtcaggaaaccatgactatctgttgaccaacgagctagtcaactagaggctcactagggacatgctatggtctatgtattcacacgtgtattacgatttccggataatacagttatagcatgaataaaagacaattatcatgaacaaggaaatataataataacccttttattattgcctctagggcatatttccaacagcctccccccttggccgccgccccccatctagatgggatctagaggggccagcgcctcccagggggcctatataaaggggggagggagggagggcagccgcacccatgctcttggcgcctcccttcccccttgctacacctctccctctcgcagaagctcgacgaagccctgccgagatcgctgctgcatccaccaccacgccgtcgtcctgCTGGATCTCCgttaacctctcctccccccttgctggattaagaaggaggagacgtcttccccaaccgtacgtgtgttgaacgcggagatgctgtccgttcagcactaggatcatcggtgatttggatcacgtcgagtacgactccctcaaccccgttctcttgaacgcttccgctcgcgatctacgagggtatgtagatgcactcctttctctcgttgctagatgaactcatagattgatcttggtgaaaagcatagtttttattttattttctgcaacgttcaccaacaTTGCACATTATATTGTACCATTTATTTCACAGTATTTTGACtttgaaaaaaatatgaaaaattcaTAAAAACTGAAAGAAAACTTGATTTGAAGAAAGTTCATAAGCTTGCAAAAAAAGTTCACGAAATATGAAAAggttatttaaaaaaaaatccatgacatttgaaaaaagttcactaaaAAAGTTGGCAAAAAACTGAAAAAATTATGTggatttgaaaaaaatcatgaaatttgaaaaGAAGTTCTTGAAGTTGAAAGTTTTCACAAATTCTATTTTTTATGATTTTCCTAAAATTTCACTCAGTTGAAAAAATCAGACAAAAGAAAAAATTTCAAaagtaaaaataaaacaaaaaacccagaataaaacagaacaaaacccGGTTCGaaaaaaagcaagaaataaaaaggaaaaaagggcTTTATGGGCTGGCCCATTTTGAATCGGATGGTTCTGGTTGTTACTTTTTTTTCGCTTAGTGGGCTGGCGGCCAGGTGAGGGCCGCCGCGATATTTGCACGCATAAAGAACATGCTATAGCCACCCCCAAGCTCCCATTTCCCAGACCCACACGCAGCCAGCAGCCACATACCTTGAGGAGCGAGGGGAGTGGCCGACGAGCCGTCAGCTCCCTCCAGATCCGCGGCGAGATATCAGCTCCCTCCAGATCCGCGGCGAGCCGTGAACGAGGTACTACCATCGCACCGCACGGACACCGCTCTCGTTGATATCTGATCTGTTATGTATGGTTTGCGATGAAGTGTGCCGAATCTTGCCCTAGAATCTTGCCCTAGAGTACTGATGAAATTGTCGGTCGGGCTTTCTCTGATACGTTTACGGTCGACTACAGGTGATTATATaaagcctagataaattattaCTGTCGTATCGTTCCTGATTGATCTAGTTTCCGATCTATAAATTCGCTGACGGTTCTCTATAATGAACATCTAATGTCTCGTCCCATATCGTCAAGCCTTGCTGTTTTTTTTTCTGACTGTTGATTCACAAGTTCCTTACAAAGAGATGCCGCGGTTATTTCAAGAGGAAGGAACTCGTGTCAAAAAATCACAAACCGGGTGCATTACCACTGGCTGTATCTTGAGAAAGATGGAATCTTTCCCTGATCGGCAGAAGGGGATGAATCCTTTGCAGATCAGAAGAAATATATCATCAGATAAGCAGTTAAATTGGAGCTGTGGGGTGGTGGCAGCGGAGGTGGGGGACAATGGGGTTGCCCGAGGGCCGAGAGGATTTCATGATGTTGGGAGGATGGAGCGTGAGGTTTCTGGAATCCTGTCCTACTCGCTCGGTGATGAGTGGTGGAAATATGAGATTGGTTTCGGCAGATAGCAAGGCCTTGCTCTCGGGCGTGCCAGTAAGATTTGGAGGACAACGACAAGAGCTTGGATGCTGTTTTAGACCTGTGAAAATGCCAGGCCAGAACGGGCCGAGCCTCAAGAAACTCCTCATGACTGCGCAGCTGTAAATCCCTCTGCTCTTGCCTTGCTGTAAGGCAAAGTTTGAAACAGCTATCTGCTTTAAAGTTGGGATCAGCATCTGCTGGTTACAGCCCTCAGATTCTATGCTGTTCCTCGTATGAAAATGTCAAATCTGGACCTTGGACTGAAAGCTTAATTTTCTTGAACCTCGTTTTGTCTGCGCAAATTTATTCTCAGTTACTTCCTAGCCATCTGTATGTGTATCTACTCTGCGAGTTTTATATAAGACAACTGAGTCATGACGTCCTTTTTCTATACGAAGTAAATATGATACTCAAAATGCAGTTCCTGTTTTTTGTTTGGTTGGTTTGCCGACCTTCAGCATGTGAAGATCTCTCATTTTGCTTTGAGTGGCATCAGTAAGGGCAAGTTAGCTATTCATGGGAGATGTTGAACAGTAACATCAAATTTAGCTTTTAGTTCTAGATTTCcataatttatatgcaccggagtttCTAGCACCTGGTCAACTGGTATTTGATAAACTTGTTTGGCCCTTCTTTTTGCATATAGCATAAGGATTTATACAGAGTAAATGTAGCATTTTCTATTTGCAGCACATGTTTATGTTTCAGTGATGCGTGACCCATTTTAGATAGAACTCATTTTATCTCAGGGTCTTCTGGATCATTGTTTGACCATTGCAAGCCTTGTAGTAGTCTTGTTTGGAGCATAATAAAAATTAAATTTCCTTGTTTCAGACAaactgaaggatggaattgaaatttGAGGAGGTAGCTGCCCTAGACAAAGATAACGTTAGTGGTGAAGATGGATTAATTACAGTAAGAAGTGCGTATCCACGGACCCGTGGCCCTCACTTTAAACTCACTGAGGGATTTAATATGAGAAAGATTGAAGAGGTATGATAACTGCCCATCTGTGTGATATATTTCTCCCCCTTCTTTTTTCATTCCCAGTGCCGACTCTTGACATTCTCTCTTTCAGCTTATGCTAGAAAAGTCTGTTTCGATGGCCAAGTCCATAGCAAATGACATAATCATCCTAGACCCTACTCCCCAGGTTTTTGTTACCTTCATTTATGGAATCCGTTTGATGTTTCATTCCACTATATTAGTTATACTTTGTAAAGCTGTAATATTATGGGGTACTTACGTCTACTGAAACAATATTTTTATTGCTGTCATATATATGAACCTTAGATAGGAACTGTGATAGCTTTAGATCCCCTTACTTTCTGTTCCCTCCTTGATGGTGCCCTCATGTTCGGTATCTTTAGCCTACACCAACTTGCTTGGGTTACAAGGTTTTGTTGTTTTTATTGTTGTTATCATATATGCACCTCCATAGACCACAAGAGAATTAATTTTGTTGTGTTTTTAGTTGGATAACTGATGCCTTTCACCCTTTTCAATTGTGATGGATCAATCTAGTGGGTGTGTGATATCTTCTTCGACAAATACGCCAAATTGGAGCCCATCTTTTTGAAGGATAGTGTCCAGTGCTTCCTTGGATTATTCAAGAGCTGTGGGGGCAGGGGCATGTCATGGAATCTTACCATCACTGCACAAACCTTAACCTTCATGATCAGTTTCAATGCCTTGCAATGTGCACAAGTTGTATTGGAGGGTGAGGCACCTGAGCTCCGTGGGATGCACGCCAATCCCAACTGCATAAACAAATATGGATACTTCCCGCTCCACGAAGCTGCTGAAAGGTTCTCTGTTGACATGATCAAGCTGCTTCTACGCCATGGTGCATCAGCCAATGTACGCACAGTTGGCAATGATATCATTGAGGATCTACTCCCGCTCCATGTTGCAGTTGAGAATACTTGCCTGCATAAGTATCTTGAGGACAATCTTTCTCCCAGCCAGAATCATCTGGATTATATCTACAATCTTATCCGTCTGCTGTGTCTACCTGAAATGGTCTGTTTCACTTCCCTCCCTTTACGAATTACTACTTTTGCAGCATGACATAAAAGTAACTGTGGTCATACCATAGATCCCTGACAGCTGTTATAATGATATTAGTGATACTAAGGACCGGGCATCCTTTCATCTCCATTTGTCAGAGAAAGTAGAGTTTCTGTTTGTTAGTACATGTTCTTATAGTAAAGGATAACGAGTCTTCATTGAACTTACAAAAACTGTTGCTGGTAACTAATTTCATTTTCTTTTCCTTGGAGATTGTTTCTAATCCATATTTACTTTGATAGGAGGAAACAAAGCGAAATATAGAAAGTTATTTGACACTACTTGCTTGCATATAAATGCTAAATGCGCTTAGATTTTTGTCCGTTGTTGTTTTACAGAAGATCTTCTTGGATACAACTAGACTGCTTGCAGAAAAAACAAATAATCTACTTGGAGAGCTCTGGAAATACATTGAGGATGGAAAACTTACGCAGTCTGCAGTTCTACTACTGGCCGCTCAAGAGCAGATCCGTGGAGGCTGTTCATCCAGTAGTAAGAAAGATGGGTTTGACATGATCAAGAGCAGTATACTGAGGCTTTCATTTACCTTGATATGGGGGAAGGGTTCAAGTGAAATGCCACAGAAGCTTCCGGAGGAAATGAAGGCACTTTATTGCGCAGGGCTGCTTGTTGATGTAATTTCCCGTGTCGGTGAACCTCTTTCTGCATACATTCAAGCACATTCAGAGGTACGCATTTTTGGTACATTGCAGCTGTGGCGCCTTAGATGTCTGTTACTTAATATTTTAATACTATTGTATTTACTATTGTTAGTGCTGTTGTCTTAAAAAATACATGCCCTAGTCTTAGCAAGAAGAATGATAATTTCTGATGTCAACTGAAAATAACaatatcttatactccctccgtctgagtcTACGGGGCTGATGGGCCAAACGCTAGGGCCAAGGAACAACACAGATTTCTGGCGCTCCGCATCCGATTAATGTGCATGAGTTGCTCATGGGCGTGCATACCGCACATGCATTGGTTGCATGCTCCTGATATTTGTGAGCTACGGATTTCTTTCCTCTTAATTATCCAGCGAGCAAATTGTTTCCCTCGAGCGATGCAGGAATAATAAGGAAATCGAGCTACGGATTTGCTATAAGAGTTCATTCTAACAAATCTACACAGAAATAAACTTTATAAAAATTAAGACGTCCAAAAGATCATTAGTTGTTTCACAACCGTTGGGTCTGGTTGCATTGAGTGGCTATAGCATAGCCAGCATAACTTCATTCTGTTGTGGATTCTCAGTATAAAAAAAAGATTTAAGAGCCCCCGTTGTGTTGAGATTTCTATTGCCTTCCAACTCATACTGTATAACTGCAGTTTTCTCCTCCAAACAATCCTTTCCATCCTCTCGCTGCTTACCCTTGGTTATATGTTTGCTAAATTGTATATACATGTAGATCTATGTTAGCCATATATTGCCTTATACAACAGCTTGAATGTCTTGTAGGTGCCCAATGTGGAGGTCTTGGAACATGTTTCATCTATCCTCAAGGAGTATGGATTTTGCCCTACTGGAGATTCCATGGACACTTTAAACCTGTACTACTCTTTGTATTGCTTCACACAATAATTTTCTATGTGAATAAATGGTCATTTTGCTGATTATGTTATTTTTTCTTCTTGAAGCCAGCCTTATGACTGCAAAATGTCGGACAGAGAATCATGCGGTACAGTTCTGTCGGGCTCAAGTGATTCTTTGTACATTTAAGAAACATGAGTCTAATCTCTCCTCTCTTTAATTTCTTTAAATGGGTACTAGAGTCTACAGATACAAACATGGCAGCTACGAAAACGGCCAATCTGCATGCTGCAAAGAAAAAGGTAACGAGTCTACTTTTGGATAGACCGATGGTGTTTGGTAATGAGTAATAATATTGTGGTGGGCAAAAGAAAGGAAGTTATAAGAATTTCTGCTCTTTCCCTTTTTCTACACCTTACTTCTTAAAAATTATGTGAAAGTGAAAATTTCCCAAATTGACGAATCCCTTGATCACTTTCGGATACATCGTAGAATCTTTGTTTTAAGGTGCGTTTTCTTCACTTTTGAGTTTTGACTGTGCTCGACTTGTCCTAATCTTGTGTCCAGGTCACTGCTGTTGGAGATGATTGTCTCTCCCTTATGGCACGGCAGCACATACACAAACACAAGTAACCATTAGACCTTCGTGCTGATTTTGGTGCAGCAGCACCAAGCAGCTTTGCCTACTCCTTAGGGCAGCACCCGCAAAAAAAGAGAGCACAAAATGGGTCGCTAACTAGAGCACAAAGTGATGGTTTTGGTGCTGCAAAGCTGGGCagctttctactccctccgtaaactaatataagagttttTAGatgactattttagtgatctaaatgctcttatattagtttacggagggagtagtaatgtaTTCAGCCGTATTTAAAGAGTACAAGTATTCGTGTTCTAATGGACTTTGGCTACTGAGCCTGGAAAAGGTTCAAGCTGCTTCCAGTGCTCACTAAATGTGCTACAAAATATCTAAATTCTAGCCTACAATACCTAGTGTGTGTTCAGACACACATTTATACAAACTAGATTTTGCCAGTAGAACGGCCAAGCAAAAAAAAGTCATCAAGACTTGTCTGTATGGACGGAACTCTATTCATCTATGCAATTCCCCATAACTGGCGCACTCCGATTGCACTCTTCGCTGCCTTGCTTGCGGCTAAGCCACCATGGTTGGTTGGCCTTCCTTTCGGCACTGCTTTGAGTTGCCTCCAAATACGTATGACCTATTGCAATGCCATGGCATTCCAATTATGGTTCATCTCTGCCATCTTAATGTGATGTGTTTCCCATCAGGTTCTTTACCAAAGAACTGTGTAGATTCCAAGTAACATCAACATTTGGACTTCACCAAGGGGGCTTGCACATTGTTGTTATTTCTAACACCTTATTAGTGTTGATTTGTTGCATCTGAATTTTTTTTTTGGTGCCTGCGAAGAAGATTCTGATAAAAAAATATGCAGTGTAATATAATCGTTGATGCTGTAAGAAAAGCATGTTTCAGTTCCTATGTTTGTGCCATGCCTTGTACTGGCTCAACAGCTTAGTGTGTTGCTTAAGCATGCTGCTTAATTACTACCGTGTAGGTTGTAGTAACGTCATTCATATCTGATGATACCCAGTTTTGTGTATTGATCAACATACAACATCTCAAGTGAGAGGTGCTGGCTGATCATGCTGGAATATGGATGTATCTGGCTTCTTATGCTGTATCTCTATTGAAATATGTGACAGCCTGCGAGAAAGAAAGTAGGTGGAGGATGGGATCCCACATATGCAAGGAGAAGATTTTTCCCATATTGGAGATCAGTGTTACAAGCCCGGTTTCCTGTgaaggtgtatccaaactatgcaaGAACAGATCTTGAACAACTCCATGTCTCTCTGAGAACCTCAGTGGCCAAGGGATCTATTCGAACTCAAAATATAGTTGGTCCAGTGGGAAGAATCTCAGCACTTATAGGAAATAATCAATCCACAAGGCGCTTTATCACTACTGCTACTGGTGCATTCAAGCTCTTGAAAGCGCTAAGGTAGAGTAGAAAGGTATGCCATGAGTTTCATCTCGCTGTCCCAAGTTTTCTAAACATGCCCCACATAAATACATGGAAAGAGAACTGTCCTGCTGCCGCCTTTAACTAGTCAGATAAGCCATTGATATAACATTAAGGAGTGGCGATTTGCTTGATAGGGTTGGGTATTCTAGCATTGTGACTTATTTTCCTGCTGTTGTAAGTTTGTAGTCTCCAGGTTCTTCACGGCTACACCAAGCTTGGGTATGTTTGCTTGCTTGGCAATGAGCAACCCTGCCGTTATCTCTTTCCTTCAACTGGTCCATATGCGGATAATTTAGATGATAGTGAGTAAGTGACATCCAAATCCTTGTGGATGGGAAGCAATAGaaatccacttaatttgtagtacgtTTTAGTTTCTTAGGGTATTCTCAGCATTGGGAAATGTACATCGCATTTGATTTTATTGATAGATAGTAGTAACTGAACTTCGATAATGTGGGTAGGTAGCCAGTACTCAACGAATAATGAGCGGCTTCTATTGATGCTCACCGACAACATGTTGAGTAGATTtgaagtgcttcttcaacctcctgcACACAGGGACATGCCTTTGTCTTCAATTATTcatccttagagcatctccaacagatgatgtaaaaGTTGATACCAAAAATGATTTTAGGGCAAGAGAGAGAGTCTTTGGGCACCAGAAAGTTTTCTGCCGTAACAGATGATGTAAAACTAGGGGGCAGGCCGGTgcacgtagctcccgcttgcgtagggtcggggaagggtccgaccactttggggtcTTATAGTACGCagtctttccctacatttctgtaagatgaTGTAAAACTAGTGCCCAAAAAATTGAGAACCACATAGAATATGACGATCCGATGACGGGGAGGCCCAGAGGCGGATCTGACGGCAAGGAGGAGCTCGGCGGGATGGAGATGGTGACAGCGGAATCCGGCGACGGGGAAGTTGGGGGCCGGCTGCAAGAGCTCGGGGACAACGGCGAGGTGCTTGGGGACGGCAGCACGGCAGAGGTCGTCGAGGGGCGGGGCACTGCGGTGGAGGTCACCGAGGGGCAGAATGGGGCAGTGGGGCGGCGGCAGGGTTCACGGTGGCTGACGGAGTGGTGGTGGCTTGGGTTCATGGTGGCTGGCAGAATGGTGGCGGCGGGGGTTCAAGGTGGCCGGCggagtggtggcggcggtggccggaATCGGCCGGTGCGGTGGGGTGAGGCGCCGGTGGAAGTTCACGCTGGCGGTTGGGTTCCCACCACAGCCATAAAATAATTTAGGCAGCACTAGTGATGCTACAAATATGCAGCACTTGGATCTAAAATTTGGGGTTCCCAAACAAAATTTCATCACCAAATAGAGATACATATCTGTTGGAGCTGGTTTTCAACCCAAATGCCTCAAACGCAGTTTTTTGGGCACCGCAACTGttttacatcatctgttggagatgctcttacttgcCTACGCATCCTTGTCCGAATAGACACAGGTGAAGACCTTGGTTGGTAGTCCTGGTTCATCCACGTTGCATCATAGTAGGTCATTGATAATTGGACGTGGAGATGCAATCCTACCTTAAGCTCATGTCCTATGCCAACCTCTTCAGTTTGTACTCCAGTTGAATCGCCAAAGGAAAGCCGGTGATCTCTGAATTGAGTGTGAAAAAGGATTGTCTTGAACTAAATTTCCGGCTTACGATGCGTCAATGAGCCTGAACCTGCATTGGCACGGGAGAACTTCTTTTCCTTTGTGGTTGTGGAAGCATCGCAATGGATGCCTGTTCGAGGGAGACCGGCCGTCAGTCAGACGTGTGGTGCGTGCAATCCAGGAGGAGGCTCGACTATGGGCGCGTGCCGGCGCCAAGGGACTTGCAACTATCATCCCGGAGACGTAGATTCAGGTCACGGTGGGAGGTGCACCCACATTTTCTCTTCTTGCGCCACGTCAGCCCACTCATGCCATCCATGTGCACATGCTTGTAGGCTGCCCATTGCTGTAATTGTTGCTTCAACATAACTCTGTAACTTACTCTTTCTATCAATGCAAAGATACGCAAGGCTTTTGCGTATTCGCGGAAAAAAACTTCTTTTCCTTTCTGTCCATGAGAGTGTTCATTTTCTAGCGAAGTGGTTCTGATTTCGTCAGTTTCCTTCCGTTTTGATGAACTCTGCAGGGGGCTCAACTTGGAAATGATCGGGCTGATCCGCGTCGTCAGCGTCAACCTTGTCACCAGGGAGGGGATCTGAGGTTCTGGACTGACGCCTGACGATAGCCACTGTTCAGGATGTAAGTGCACAAACTGCTGGACATTCTGGGACTTGCCCGCACCGGCCACCACTTCTTATGTTGCATCTCCACATCCAGCTTCCATGTACTACCATAGTACTCCCATACACTACAAAGCAGAAAGTACAGACATTGATACAATGGATCAATTAGCAGATCAAGCAGGAATCCGGTGGGAGCTGGAGGGGGAGGCGGCTGGTGAAGTTGCTCTCAGGGTGCTGGTTCTTGGAGACGGACTCGAGTTCGTCGGCACCTGGCGGGGTGAG
This window encodes:
- the LOC119294850 gene encoding uncharacterized protein LOC119294850 isoform X1 → MELKFEEVAALDKDNVSGEDGLITVRSAYPRTRGPHFKLTEGFNMRKIEELMLEKSVSMAKSIANDIIILDPTPQWVCDIFFDKYAKLEPIFLKDSVQCFLGLFKSCGGRGMSWNLTITAQTLTFMISFNALQCAQVVLEGEAPELRGMHANPNCINKYGYFPLHEAAERFSVDMIKLLLRHGASANVRTVGNDIIEDLLPLHVAVENTCLHKYLEDNLSPSQNHLDYIYNLIRLLCLPEMKIFLDTTRLLAEKTNNLLGELWKYIEDGKLTQSAVLLLAAQEQIRGGCSSSSKKDGFDMIKSSILRLSFTLIWGKGSSEMPQKLPEEMKALYCAGLLVDVISRVGEPLSAYIQAHSEVPNVEVLEHVSSILKEYGFCPTGDSMDTLNLQPYDCKMSDRESCESTDTNMAATKTANLHAAKKKPARKKVGGGWDPTYARRRFFPYWRSVLQARFPVKVYPNYARTDLEQLHVSLRTSVAKGSIRTQNIVGPVGRISALIGNNQSTRRFITTATGAFKLLKALR
- the LOC119294850 gene encoding uncharacterized protein LOC119294850 isoform X2, with product MELKFEEVAALDKDNVSGEDGLITVRSAYPRTRGPHFKLTEGFNMRKIEELMLEKSVSMAKSIANDIIILDPTPQWVCDIFFDKYAKLEPIFLKDSVQCFLGLFKSCGGRGMSWNLTITAQTLTFMISFNALQCAQVVLEGEAPELRGMHANPNCINKYGYFPLHEAAERFSVDMIKLLLRHGASANVRTVGNDIIEDLLPLHVAVENTCLHKYLEDNLSPSQNHLDYIYNLIRLLCLPEMKIFLDTTRLLAEKTNNLLGELWKYIEDGKLTQSAVLLLAAQEQIRGGCSSSSKKDGFDMIKSSILRLSFTLIWGKGSSEMPQKLPEEMKALYCAGLLVDVISRVGEPLSAYIQAHSEVPNVEVLEHVSSILKEYGFCPTGDSMDTLNLQPYDCKMSDRESCESTDTNMAATKTANLHAAKKKGAQLGNDRADPRRQRQPCHQGGDLRFWTDA